One stretch of Roseimicrobium sp. ORNL1 DNA includes these proteins:
- a CDS encoding O-antigen ligase family protein yields the protein MLALIPFAFVKMPWGAVWANAKGDAFRGIVTHFLCWMTIRSLLGYGMVDGRDGMIAGSWLLGGLLLACFVIAVWHAAQDLRSLDRLGLWTGYTAAFAATVSMVIFYGILPNHLFGERLTNWFVHGGLNSVTTGLTFGFALMWLWCIRERITKRRERLLLHISLVILLAAVCFTRCRGALLALLAAHAALTWIRGYRRAALPWAALLGAIVLFQVTGPHVDKLVRWQVASRVAGHNLEPSHSATPIQEMLTRWDGGRTEIYARAMRGFIEPHEWLIGVGQWGPAEHFTRSLSYMHMHHHSIFIATLVHGGIIGLGLALCVLFIGLRRAHALAREGEDTWFVLLVFGCTGLIFDGQTLTNLLSIPQMEPLLVTFPLIVAASAWWLRKSSEGLRTQ from the coding sequence ATGCTCGCGTTGATCCCGTTCGCGTTCGTGAAGATGCCCTGGGGCGCTGTCTGGGCCAATGCAAAAGGCGATGCCTTCCGCGGAATCGTGACCCACTTTCTCTGCTGGATGACCATCCGCTCCCTGCTGGGCTATGGCATGGTGGATGGACGGGACGGCATGATCGCCGGAAGCTGGCTGCTAGGCGGACTGCTGCTGGCATGTTTTGTCATCGCGGTGTGGCACGCCGCGCAGGATTTGCGGAGCCTGGACCGCCTGGGTCTGTGGACGGGATACACGGCGGCCTTTGCCGCGACAGTGAGCATGGTAATTTTTTACGGCATCCTGCCGAACCACCTCTTTGGAGAGCGGCTGACGAACTGGTTTGTCCACGGAGGATTGAATTCAGTGACCACTGGCCTGACGTTCGGCTTTGCCCTCATGTGGCTGTGGTGCATTCGTGAGCGAATCACCAAGAGACGGGAACGCCTTCTGCTGCACATCTCCCTGGTCATCCTGCTGGCAGCGGTGTGTTTCACCCGCTGCCGGGGAGCCCTGCTGGCCCTGCTGGCAGCGCATGCGGCGCTGACATGGATTCGCGGATACCGTCGCGCTGCCCTTCCGTGGGCTGCACTGCTAGGTGCCATTGTGCTTTTTCAGGTCACCGGTCCGCATGTGGATAAACTGGTCCGCTGGCAGGTCGCCTCACGTGTGGCGGGACACAATCTGGAGCCCAGCCACTCCGCAACTCCCATCCAGGAAATGCTCACCCGGTGGGATGGAGGGCGCACGGAAATCTATGCCCGGGCCATGCGCGGATTCATCGAGCCGCATGAGTGGCTCATTGGCGTGGGGCAGTGGGGACCGGCGGAGCACTTCACCCGCAGCCTCTCCTACATGCACATGCACCACCACAGCATCTTCATCGCCACCCTGGTGCACGGCGGCATCATCGGGCTGGGGCTGGCGCTCTGTGTGCTCTTCATCGGGTTGCGCCGTGCGCATGCGCTGGCACGCGAGGGAGAGGATACATGGTTTGTGCTGCTGGTCTTTGGCTGTACCGGGCTCATCTTTGACGGACAGACGCTTACGAATCTCCTGAGCATCCCACAGATGGAGCCACTTCTCGTGACGTTCCCACTCATTGTAGCGGCGTCGGCCTGGTGGTTGCGTAAGAGCAGCGAGGGGTTGAGGACACAATAG
- a CDS encoding sulfatase-like hydrolase/transferase, producing MRTLLHLLCLWIPIVGALHSTSAIAAESKSPPVVLLIVADDLRPDVLRTLGHPTVKTPHLDALAERGSVFTRAVCGYPICHVSRTEMLSGRCVVKEASSGGTIPFPKDWVLWPQAMRDAGWHTVHSGKWHVQGTPAVRGYVEAAGLFSSGGGKGDALTLPTSATGRPVTGYKGWTFKSTDGKALPELGIGLTPDTDIHIADAAVQAIQQHKEAPLFLHVNFTATHDPLHWPKGKEGRFTTADAPLPANFRPEHPFDHGNIDGRDEVIVPAPRTEDQVKAETAVYLALVEQLDAQVGKLIRALEDSGRLGNAIVIFTSDQGLALGSHGLMGKQNQYEHTANAPLIMAGPGIPSGKRFATQCYLRDLYPTVCELSGIKVPKSVEGKSLAPVLRGETAEIYDAVYG from the coding sequence ATGCGGACGTTGCTGCATCTCCTCTGCCTGTGGATTCCCATCGTCGGGGCGCTGCATTCCACATCGGCCATCGCCGCCGAGAGCAAGTCACCGCCAGTGGTGCTGCTCATCGTGGCAGACGATCTGCGTCCGGATGTGCTGCGCACCTTGGGGCACCCCACGGTGAAGACCCCACACCTGGATGCGCTGGCGGAACGCGGCTCCGTTTTCACGCGGGCAGTGTGTGGTTATCCCATCTGCCATGTGAGCCGTACGGAGATGCTCTCGGGCCGCTGCGTGGTGAAGGAAGCATCGTCGGGGGGCACCATTCCCTTTCCCAAAGACTGGGTACTCTGGCCGCAGGCCATGCGTGATGCAGGCTGGCACACGGTGCACAGCGGGAAATGGCACGTGCAAGGCACGCCCGCAGTTCGTGGGTATGTGGAAGCGGCGGGACTCTTCAGCAGTGGCGGAGGGAAAGGCGACGCACTCACGCTCCCTACCAGTGCGACGGGACGACCCGTGACCGGATACAAGGGCTGGACCTTCAAATCTACCGACGGCAAAGCGCTTCCCGAGCTTGGCATTGGGCTCACGCCGGACACGGACATCCACATCGCGGATGCAGCGGTGCAGGCCATTCAGCAGCACAAAGAAGCGCCGCTGTTTCTGCACGTGAACTTTACCGCCACGCACGATCCGCTGCACTGGCCGAAGGGCAAGGAAGGCCGCTTCACCACGGCGGATGCTCCCCTGCCCGCGAACTTCCGACCGGAACATCCCTTTGACCATGGCAATATCGATGGACGCGATGAAGTCATCGTCCCCGCGCCGCGCACCGAAGACCAGGTGAAGGCAGAGACCGCCGTGTATCTCGCGCTGGTAGAGCAACTCGATGCGCAGGTGGGAAAGCTGATCCGCGCTCTCGAAGATAGCGGCAGGCTGGGAAATGCGATCGTCATCTTCACCAGTGACCAGGGACTGGCGCTCGGCAGTCATGGATTGATGGGCAAGCAGAACCAGTATGAACACACCGCCAATGCGCCGCTCATCATGGCCGGGCCCGGCATTCCCAGCGGCAAACGTTTCGCCACGCAGTGTTATCTGCGCGACCTCTACCCCACCGTGTGCGAACTCAGCGGCATCAAGGTGCCCAAGAGCGTGGAAGGTAAAAGCCTTGCCCCCGTTCTTCGTGGTGAAACCGCAGAAATCTATGACGCGGTATACGGCTAG
- a CDS encoding VOC family protein: MNWRAFLEIFSQLSLSSAVSHAKMHPMIVERLKYVIWAADMGRAVKFYSEVFGGRVLKQNDIISEVTICDGIIGIHGGGEGERTWTGLSFQVPDVIAGAAEIVAAGGQLTREPQPENGEPPHLAMCVDPEGNEIMLTRKRG, from the coding sequence GTGAACTGGCGTGCCTTCCTTGAAATCTTCTCTCAACTTTCCCTGTCCTCAGCGGTCTCTCATGCCAAGATGCATCCCATGATCGTGGAGAGACTCAAGTACGTCATCTGGGCCGCGGACATGGGCCGCGCTGTGAAGTTCTACAGCGAGGTCTTCGGTGGCCGTGTGCTGAAGCAGAATGACATCATCAGCGAAGTGACCATCTGTGATGGGATTATTGGCATCCACGGCGGTGGTGAAGGTGAGCGCACATGGACGGGCTTGAGCTTTCAGGTGCCGGATGTCATCGCGGGTGCCGCGGAGATCGTTGCGGCGGGTGGTCAGCTCACCCGTGAACCGCAGCCGGAGAATGGCGAGCCACCCCACCTGGCCATGTGTGTGGACCCGGAAGGGAATGAGATCATGCTCACGCGGAAGCGGGGATAG
- a CDS encoding TonB-dependent receptor, translated as MKTSSFTALAAMLCSTAAMAQQSTPSSSAPASGTTLPPVVVTADSPSLTVPSIEQVREAQRLTAGAVNVVDAEEYKTGRAITLKDALDYSPGVFVQPRFGAEEARISIRGSGIQRTFHGRGLKLLQDGVPLNLADGGFDMQSVDPLTAEYIEVFRGANALRYGSTTLGGAINFVLPTGYTAPPLQARFEYGSFDTFRGQLSAAGVEGNFDYFVTGTHYSTEGFREHSEQNTQRLFSNFGLKLSEAVETRFYLTYVHTDSELPGSITKEQMYENPRQAARSSFNKIFDNVDSNWKRDFDLFRIANKTTFTLSDDALFTVSSFYAYKELDHPILFVIDQKSHDFGFDFNYVNKADLAGRRNNFIAGFTPTFGFLHDQRYRNVLGDRGDKFADSDQDSMNLDLYLENVHYLTERFALSVGGQVSYARRENEDNFPVSATDPDNSDTQDWWGFSPKVGFIYDVTDSAQVFFNAARSFEPPSFGELTNAATGGAGLVNLDAQTATTLELGTRGETKNGRIRWDMAYYYSWLEDEMLELTVAPGLTQTVNADKTNHQGVELGVDITVLEGIFTKRVEGVAGVSGKGAKNVLAVEPREPDRIVLRQNYLWSNFHFDNDEEFGDNQLPGIPEHYYRAELLYTHPCGFYAGPNLEWTFSDYPVDSANTLDADSYALLGFKIGYRTKKGLSFYVEAKNLTDEIYAATTGVISRAGPFNSNQFLPGDGRSYFFGLEYKF; from the coding sequence ATGAAGACATCATCATTCACCGCCCTGGCGGCCATGCTTTGCAGCACGGCGGCCATGGCCCAGCAATCAACGCCATCCTCTTCCGCTCCTGCATCTGGCACCACGCTTCCTCCGGTGGTCGTCACCGCAGACTCCCCTTCCCTCACCGTGCCCTCCATTGAGCAGGTACGGGAAGCCCAACGGCTTACCGCCGGCGCCGTAAATGTGGTGGACGCAGAAGAATACAAGACCGGACGCGCCATTACGCTGAAGGACGCGCTGGACTACTCCCCGGGCGTCTTCGTGCAGCCGCGCTTCGGAGCGGAGGAAGCTCGCATTTCCATCCGTGGCTCCGGCATCCAGCGCACCTTCCACGGTCGCGGCCTGAAGCTGCTCCAGGATGGCGTGCCCCTGAATCTCGCGGACGGCGGCTTCGACATGCAGTCTGTGGACCCACTCACGGCGGAGTACATCGAAGTATTCCGAGGGGCGAATGCACTGCGCTACGGCTCCACCACGCTGGGAGGCGCCATCAACTTCGTGCTGCCCACCGGCTACACGGCGCCGCCACTGCAGGCGCGCTTTGAGTATGGCAGCTTCGATACGTTCCGCGGCCAACTCAGCGCGGCAGGTGTCGAGGGGAACTTCGACTACTTCGTCACGGGCACACACTACTCCACGGAGGGCTTCCGCGAGCATAGCGAGCAGAACACGCAACGCCTCTTCAGCAACTTCGGCCTGAAGTTGAGCGAAGCCGTCGAGACGCGGTTCTACCTCACCTATGTGCACACGGACTCCGAGCTGCCCGGCAGCATCACGAAGGAGCAGATGTACGAAAATCCCCGGCAGGCCGCACGCAGCAGCTTCAACAAGATTTTCGACAATGTGGACAGCAACTGGAAGCGTGACTTCGATCTCTTCCGCATCGCGAACAAGACGACCTTCACACTCAGTGATGACGCGCTCTTCACAGTGTCCAGCTTCTACGCGTACAAGGAACTCGACCACCCGATTCTCTTCGTCATCGACCAGAAGAGCCACGACTTCGGCTTTGACTTCAACTATGTGAACAAGGCTGACCTCGCGGGACGCAGGAACAACTTCATCGCGGGCTTCACCCCCACATTCGGTTTCCTGCATGACCAGCGCTATCGCAACGTGCTGGGCGATCGCGGAGACAAGTTCGCCGACAGCGACCAGGACTCGATGAACCTCGACCTGTATCTGGAGAACGTGCACTACCTCACGGAGCGGTTCGCCCTGAGTGTCGGCGGTCAGGTGAGCTATGCGCGCCGTGAGAATGAAGACAACTTCCCCGTGTCTGCCACGGACCCGGACAACAGCGACACGCAGGACTGGTGGGGCTTCAGCCCGAAGGTTGGCTTCATCTATGACGTGACGGACTCCGCACAGGTGTTCTTCAATGCAGCGCGTAGCTTTGAGCCCCCGAGCTTCGGTGAACTGACCAACGCGGCCACGGGCGGCGCCGGCCTGGTGAATCTCGATGCGCAAACCGCGACGACGCTGGAACTCGGCACACGCGGTGAAACCAAGAACGGCCGCATCCGCTGGGACATGGCCTACTACTACTCCTGGCTGGAAGATGAAATGCTGGAACTCACCGTCGCCCCGGGCCTGACCCAGACGGTGAACGCCGACAAGACCAACCACCAGGGCGTGGAACTCGGCGTGGATATCACCGTGCTGGAGGGCATCTTCACCAAGCGCGTGGAAGGCGTCGCCGGTGTCAGCGGCAAGGGCGCGAAGAACGTGCTCGCTGTGGAACCCCGCGAGCCGGACCGCATTGTGCTGCGCCAGAATTATCTGTGGAGCAACTTCCACTTCGACAACGACGAGGAGTTCGGCGACAACCAGCTCCCCGGCATCCCCGAGCACTACTACCGCGCCGAGCTGCTGTACACGCACCCCTGCGGCTTCTACGCCGGTCCGAATCTGGAGTGGACCTTCTCCGACTATCCTGTCGACTCCGCCAACACGCTCGATGCTGACTCCTACGCGCTGCTCGGCTTCAAGATTGGCTACCGCACGAAGAAGGGCCTTTCCTTCTACGTGGAGGCGAAGAACCTCACGGATGAAATCTACGCCGCCACCACCGGCGTGATCAGCCGCGCGGGTCCCTTCAACTCAAACCAGTTCCTGCCGGGCGACGGCCGGTCGTACTTCTTCGGCCTGGAGTACAAGTTCTAA
- a CDS encoding sulfatase-like hydrolase/transferase produces MQFRRLLPHFLKVLAIAVLPVLHPVTTLAATPDKPNILFLFTDDMRADCIGALGHPVVKTPNIDKLVKRGMTFDNAFCLGANIGAVCTPSRNMLLSGRTYFRWKGQPLAPADGPNLPVAMKAAGYETWHLGKKGNTATNIQATFEHNNYIYDDQEERRNGEPGRDYVDGAIKFLTQERDKTRPFFMYLAFGNPHDPRVAAEPYLKLYDRDAIPLPENYAPQHPWNIGSNTVRDELLAPFPRTPDVVRQHLHDYYAVISCLDGHIGRLLAQLKLLELEENTIIIFSSDHGLGMGSHGLLGKQNVYDDGFRAPLIFAGPGIPQGRTKALCYLMDIMPTICDLAGATKPQGMDALSLTPVINGKEDSVRDALFLSYTDTQRAIREERWKLIRFPQIDKTQLFDLSDDPGEVNDLATQPEQAERVEAMMKKLASLQKEVGDDAP; encoded by the coding sequence ATGCAGTTCCGCCGACTTCTGCCCCACTTCTTGAAGGTTCTCGCCATTGCTGTGCTTCCTGTACTGCACCCAGTCACCACGCTGGCAGCGACTCCGGACAAGCCCAACATCCTCTTCCTCTTCACGGATGACATGCGGGCGGACTGCATCGGGGCGCTGGGGCATCCGGTGGTGAAGACTCCGAACATCGACAAGCTGGTGAAGCGGGGCATGACGTTTGACAATGCCTTCTGCCTTGGCGCGAACATTGGCGCGGTGTGCACTCCCAGCCGGAACATGCTGCTGAGCGGGCGCACCTATTTTCGCTGGAAGGGACAGCCGCTGGCACCGGCAGACGGACCGAATCTGCCCGTGGCCATGAAAGCTGCAGGCTACGAGACCTGGCACCTGGGCAAGAAGGGCAACACGGCCACGAACATCCAGGCCACCTTCGAGCATAACAACTACATCTATGATGACCAGGAGGAGCGCCGGAACGGCGAGCCGGGACGCGACTACGTGGATGGCGCCATCAAGTTCCTCACGCAGGAGCGGGACAAGACGCGCCCCTTCTTCATGTACCTGGCTTTTGGAAATCCGCATGACCCACGCGTGGCCGCAGAGCCCTACCTGAAGCTCTATGATCGCGATGCCATCCCTCTCCCGGAGAACTATGCGCCGCAGCACCCGTGGAACATCGGCTCCAACACAGTGCGGGATGAGCTGCTCGCACCCTTTCCCCGCACGCCGGATGTGGTGCGCCAGCATCTGCACGACTACTACGCCGTCATCTCCTGCCTGGATGGACACATCGGCCGGCTCCTCGCGCAGCTGAAGCTTCTCGAACTGGAGGAGAATACCATCATCATCTTCTCCTCAGACCACGGGCTGGGCATGGGCAGCCACGGTCTCCTTGGGAAACAGAATGTGTATGACGACGGCTTTCGCGCACCGCTGATCTTCGCCGGCCCCGGCATCCCCCAGGGGCGCACGAAGGCACTGTGCTACCTCATGGACATCATGCCGACCATCTGTGACCTCGCGGGCGCCACCAAGCCGCAGGGCATGGACGCACTGAGCCTGACTCCGGTCATCAATGGCAAGGAAGACTCCGTCCGTGATGCGCTCTTCCTTTCGTATACCGATACGCAGCGCGCAATTCGCGAAGAGCGGTGGAAATTGATCCGCTTCCCACAAATCGACAAGACGCAGCTCTTTGACCTCTCAGATGATCCCGGAGAAGTGAATGACCTCGCCACACAACCCGAGCAGGCAGAGCGGGTGGAAGCCATGATGAAGAAGCTAGCCTCGCTGCAGAAGGAGGTGGGTGATGATGCCCCCTGA
- a CDS encoding cupin domain-containing protein gives MNKVNTHTLEEDPWTSPKGKFRGYGKEISEALGRKPLSTDLMERHPFDVEILRVEPGQTPYPYHSHSMQWEFYHVISGTGTVRHQEGTTPIVAGDAFLFKPGEPHQLINDGTVDLIVYVVADNPMGESCHYPDSNKWMVRSPARRLIRSEDIDYYDGEE, from the coding sequence ATGAACAAGGTCAACACGCACACTCTGGAAGAAGACCCATGGACCTCACCCAAGGGAAAATTTCGCGGTTACGGCAAGGAAATTTCCGAAGCCCTGGGACGCAAACCGCTCTCCACGGACCTGATGGAGCGTCACCCCTTCGACGTGGAAATCCTGCGCGTGGAGCCAGGACAGACTCCCTACCCCTACCACTCGCACAGCATGCAGTGGGAATTCTACCATGTGATCTCCGGCACAGGCACCGTGCGGCATCAGGAGGGTACCACTCCCATCGTGGCGGGAGATGCCTTCCTCTTCAAACCCGGTGAGCCGCATCAGCTCATCAATGATGGTACCGTGGACCTCATCGTCTATGTCGTTGCGGACAACCCCATGGGCGAATCCTGCCACTACCCGGACAGCAACAAGTGGATGGTCCGCTCTCCAGCACGGCGTTTGATCCGCTCCGAGGATATCGACTACTACGATGGCGAGGAGTAG
- a CDS encoding sialidase family protein: MLHASKPDAKEGHHHHEVIPGVQSLDVYATASQLHLLTGELSKDGARTELYHQASSDAGKTWSTPVRVDAGQPAPHGAHRGMDPQIAANGDHLMAVWMTPGTDMFGGGPMATALSNDGGKTWKPGPNPADDGSTTGHGFLDVAADAKGDFHLTWLDTRGDKRGLRYTRSADGGLTWSKNDTVDAETCECCWNVLATGLDGRVGILYRDKEPRDMSISWSPAAGTWSAPVSVGGFKWEFQGCPHVGGGLAAGGEKSSPIWHAVVWTGMENSFGVHHVSSTDAGATWSKTQLIAGKGASHPDIAARGQEVIMVWDTTSEEGSHIEAALSSDGGKSWQPPVRLSNAASNASHPRVVTTTTGGFRIFWTQRQGEGATTWQSAPLPSPAVSAASTASGAR; encoded by the coding sequence GTGCTGCACGCGTCCAAGCCCGATGCCAAGGAGGGCCATCATCATCACGAAGTCATCCCCGGTGTGCAGTCGCTTGACGTGTACGCCACGGCTTCGCAACTACACCTGCTCACCGGCGAACTGTCAAAGGACGGCGCGCGCACCGAGCTGTACCATCAAGCCAGCAGCGATGCGGGCAAGACATGGTCCACGCCTGTGCGTGTGGATGCCGGTCAGCCCGCACCGCATGGCGCCCACCGCGGCATGGACCCGCAAATCGCCGCGAACGGCGACCACCTCATGGCCGTGTGGATGACACCCGGCACGGACATGTTCGGCGGCGGGCCCATGGCCACAGCGCTCTCCAACGATGGAGGCAAGACCTGGAAGCCAGGACCGAACCCCGCGGATGACGGCTCCACCACGGGGCATGGCTTCCTCGACGTGGCCGCGGATGCCAAGGGCGACTTCCACCTCACCTGGCTGGACACGCGGGGTGACAAGCGCGGTCTGCGCTACACACGCTCAGCAGACGGTGGCCTCACGTGGTCGAAGAACGACACCGTCGATGCAGAAACCTGCGAGTGCTGCTGGAATGTCCTCGCGACGGGACTGGATGGACGCGTGGGCATCCTGTATCGCGACAAGGAACCTCGCGACATGTCCATTTCGTGGTCGCCTGCGGCCGGCACGTGGTCGGCACCGGTGAGCGTAGGTGGATTCAAGTGGGAGTTCCAGGGCTGCCCGCATGTAGGCGGCGGGCTTGCGGCTGGTGGCGAGAAGTCCTCACCCATCTGGCATGCGGTCGTGTGGACAGGCATGGAGAATTCCTTCGGCGTGCATCACGTCTCCTCCACCGATGCCGGGGCCACCTGGTCAAAGACCCAGCTCATTGCAGGCAAGGGCGCCTCACACCCTGACATCGCTGCACGCGGGCAGGAGGTCATCATGGTGTGGGACACCACGAGTGAAGAGGGCAGCCACATTGAGGCAGCCTTGTCCTCTGACGGAGGGAAGAGCTGGCAGCCGCCGGTGCGCCTTTCCAATGCGGCGTCCAACGCCTCCCACCCGCGCGTGGTAACCACGACGACCGGAGGGTTCCGCATCTTCTGGACACAGCGCCAGGGTGAAGGTGCCACCACGTGGCAGTCCGCACCCCTTCCCTCTCCCGCCGTCTCCGCGGCGAGCACCGCTTCCGGCGCTCGCTGA
- the rsmA gene encoding 16S rRNA (adenine(1518)-N(6)/adenine(1519)-N(6))-dimethyltransferase RsmA — protein MSFKPKKSLGQNFLSDAVLAKWIADQIQPDGAPYVVEVGPGQGALTEHLLGRPRHLLLIEKDNTLAADLQEELADSGHTEIWHGDATRFDLRPLYKHGGVKLVGNLPYSMGGEILKHFLTPPTPVVEAVFMLQKEVCERIAARQEDDSYGALSLLVQHDWDASIIRIVPPEAFKPRPRVHSAIVRLTPKAPGTLPVHDRRLFDRLVRMGFSQRRKQLKNLLPEAPGGWPALMEALGKSLTVRAEELSLQEWVRITRHYENRHEEDRGQKATEIFDVVDANNQVTGQAPRGEVHAKGLWHRAVHVFVFNKHGELWLQQRSHLKDVHPLDWDSSAAGHLDSGEDYATAAVRELKEELGIEAPTVCVGTVPACEATGWEFVELHVAEHSGPMHFAPEEIASGLFFRIEQIAEWIAARPQDFAGGFIECFKVWQARQGENEPGVAS, from the coding sequence ATGTCCTTCAAGCCCAAGAAAAGCCTCGGCCAGAATTTCCTCAGCGATGCCGTCCTCGCCAAATGGATCGCAGACCAGATCCAGCCGGATGGCGCGCCATATGTGGTGGAAGTTGGTCCAGGGCAAGGTGCGCTCACGGAGCATCTGCTCGGCCGTCCGCGGCACCTGCTGCTCATCGAGAAGGACAACACGCTCGCCGCGGACCTGCAGGAGGAGCTGGCTGACAGCGGCCATACCGAGATCTGGCATGGCGATGCCACCCGCTTTGACCTCCGTCCCCTCTACAAGCACGGCGGGGTGAAGCTGGTGGGGAATCTCCCATACTCCATGGGGGGCGAGATTCTGAAGCACTTCCTCACGCCGCCCACACCTGTCGTTGAGGCGGTCTTCATGCTGCAGAAGGAGGTGTGCGAGCGCATCGCCGCCCGCCAGGAGGATGACTCCTACGGCGCCCTGAGCCTGCTGGTCCAGCATGACTGGGATGCCTCCATCATCCGCATCGTGCCGCCGGAGGCCTTCAAGCCGCGCCCCCGCGTCCACTCGGCCATTGTGCGCCTGACTCCGAAGGCACCCGGAACCCTGCCCGTGCATGACCGGCGGTTGTTCGACCGGCTTGTGCGCATGGGATTCTCCCAGCGGCGGAAGCAGCTTAAGAATCTGCTGCCGGAAGCGCCCGGCGGCTGGCCCGCGCTGATGGAAGCCCTTGGCAAATCTCTGACTGTCCGGGCAGAGGAGCTTTCCTTGCAGGAATGGGTGCGAATCACCCGGCACTATGAAAATCGCCACGAGGAAGACCGTGGTCAGAAGGCTACGGAGATCTTCGATGTGGTGGATGCGAACAACCAGGTGACCGGCCAGGCCCCGCGGGGCGAGGTGCATGCCAAGGGCCTGTGGCATCGCGCCGTGCACGTGTTTGTGTTCAACAAGCATGGCGAACTCTGGCTGCAACAGCGCTCCCACTTGAAGGATGTGCACCCGCTCGACTGGGACTCCAGTGCCGCGGGGCATCTGGATTCCGGTGAAGACTACGCCACTGCCGCTGTGCGTGAGCTGAAGGAAGAACTCGGCATCGAAGCCCCCACGGTGTGCGTGGGCACCGTGCCCGCCTGCGAGGCCACCGGGTGGGAATTCGTGGAACTCCACGTGGCAGAGCACTCGGGGCCCATGCACTTCGCCCCCGAGGAGATCGCGAGCGGCCTGTTTTTCCGAATCGAACAGATTGCCGAGTGGATTGCCGCCCGCCCTCAGGACTTCGCGGGTGGCTTCATCGAATGTTTTAAAGTTTGGCAGGCTCGCCAGGGTGAGAATGAACCCGGCGTTGCGAGCTGA